One segment of Massilia sp. Se16.2.3 DNA contains the following:
- a CDS encoding serine hydrolase, whose amino-acid sequence MKPASWQRAFTSYRLASGKSTGYGYGWEMGKLQGVPTIAHGGAINGFATYALRLPEQKVYVAVLSNADGGVISPALVVTKAAASAIGKPLREFKEIALAPAALDRFTGVYEVEPKVTRSFRREGNTLVMQRSGRPPMPLKAYSPTGFFLPDSLDYFEFGLDAKGAVSHVTQFHDGAELRQARIGDLPPERPAVKIAGTAFDSRAGRYELAPGFVLTLSREGERLYAQATGQPKLEIFAQDENVFFSRAIEAEVRFDGADSSYLVLHQNGQQIKARRL is encoded by the coding sequence TTGAAACCGGCCAGCTGGCAGCGCGCCTTTACGTCCTACCGGCTTGCCTCGGGCAAGTCCACCGGCTACGGCTATGGCTGGGAGATGGGCAAGCTGCAAGGCGTGCCGACGATCGCGCATGGCGGCGCCATCAACGGTTTTGCCACCTATGCGCTGCGCCTGCCCGAACAGAAGGTGTACGTGGCGGTGCTGAGCAATGCCGACGGCGGCGTGATCAGCCCGGCGCTGGTGGTCACGAAGGCGGCGGCAAGCGCCATCGGCAAGCCGCTGCGGGAATTCAAGGAGATCGCGCTCGCGCCCGCAGCACTCGACCGTTTCACCGGCGTCTACGAGGTCGAGCCGAAGGTCACGCGCAGCTTCCGCCGCGAAGGCAACACGCTCGTCATGCAGCGCAGCGGCCGTCCGCCGATGCCGCTCAAGGCGTATTCGCCGACCGGCTTCTTCCTGCCCGATTCGCTCGACTATTTCGAATTCGGCCTCGATGCCAAGGGCGCCGTGAGCCATGTGACGCAGTTCCACGATGGCGCCGAACTGCGCCAGGCGCGGATCGGCGACCTGCCTCCCGAGCGCCCGGCCGTGAAAATCGCCGGCACCGCCTTCGACAGTCGTGCCGGGCGCTACGAACTGGCCCCGGGCTTCGTGCTGACGCTGTCGCGCGAAGGCGAGCGCCTGTATGCCCAGGCCACCGGCCAGCCGAAACTGGAAATCTTCGCCCAGGACGAGAACGTGTTCTTCTCACGCGCCATCGAGGCCGAAGTGCGCTTCGACGGCGCCGATTCGAGCTACCTGGTACTGCACCAGAACGGCCAGCAGATCAAGGCGCGGCGGCTGTAG
- a CDS encoding serine hydrolase produces MLKLSAVCLAVAALVGAPASAAPGTPAAQSQAALAASIDAPVTPYYKAGEPGATVIVVKDGKTILRKAYGMADAAGKKALTPDTVMRLGSITKQFTATAILLLAEEGKLSLEDDITRFFPDYPTHGKKITVEHLLTHTSGIQSYTGKPGYVAGMTQDMSVAAMIDGFKNDPLNFEPGADYRYNNSGYFLLGAIIEKVSGQPYATFLEQRIFTPLGMKDTAYEGHERGKAARAVGHTPADKGFAPAAPLSMTQPYAAGALVSTVDDLARWDAASAPASS; encoded by the coding sequence ATGCTGAAACTGTCCGCAGTCTGCCTCGCCGTCGCCGCCCTGGTCGGCGCACCCGCCAGCGCCGCACCAGGCACCCCGGCCGCGCAGTCGCAGGCGGCGCTCGCCGCCAGCATCGACGCCCCGGTGACGCCGTACTACAAGGCCGGCGAACCGGGTGCCACCGTCATCGTCGTCAAGGACGGCAAGACGATCCTGCGCAAGGCCTACGGCATGGCCGACGCCGCCGGCAAGAAGGCGCTGACGCCGGACACCGTCATGCGCCTGGGCTCGATCACCAAGCAGTTCACCGCGACGGCGATCCTGCTGCTGGCCGAGGAGGGCAAGCTCTCGCTCGAGGACGACATCACGCGCTTCTTCCCCGACTATCCGACCCACGGCAAGAAGATCACGGTCGAGCACCTGCTGACGCATACTTCCGGCATCCAGAGCTATACCGGTAAACCCGGCTATGTCGCCGGCATGACGCAGGACATGAGCGTCGCCGCCATGATCGACGGCTTCAAGAACGATCCGCTCAATTTCGAGCCGGGCGCCGACTACCGCTACAACAATTCCGGCTACTTCCTGCTGGGCGCCATCATCGAGAAAGTGTCCGGACAGCCCTACGCCACCTTCCTCGAGCAGCGCATTTTCACGCCCCTGGGGATGAAGGACACCGCCTATGAAGGCCACGAGCGCGGCAAGGCGGCGCGCGCCGTCGGCCACACGCCGGCCGACAAGGGCTTCGCACCGGCCGCGCCACTGAGCATGACGCAGCCCTACGCGGCCGGCGCGCTGGTGTCGACCGTCGATGACCTGGCGCGCTGGGACGCCGCGTCAGCGCCGGCAAGCTCTTGA
- a CDS encoding N-acetylmuramoyl-L-alanine amidase, with protein sequence MGTSGKLVGEQQLAAYLVRRIAETLAQQGKLKVLTLSADEYAPKLKGKLFLAIHADGSEKPCSTGPSLSYQKNNSTLAMHAVGWALSQALGYQYDQFRKDGFTADAAHYYMFGHVDAPVMKGLLEVGELTCAEMEQRLVAGADAIASNVAKALMFVHEAHAGATAAATR encoded by the coding sequence GTGGGCACGTCGGGGAAGCTGGTGGGCGAACAGCAATTGGCCGCCTACCTGGTGCGGCGCATTGCCGAAACCCTGGCGCAACAGGGCAAGCTGAAGGTGCTGACCCTGTCGGCGGACGAGTATGCGCCGAAATTGAAAGGCAAACTGTTCCTGGCGATCCACGCCGACGGCAGCGAAAAACCCTGTTCGACCGGTCCCAGTCTGTCCTACCAGAAGAACAATTCGACACTGGCGATGCACGCTGTGGGCTGGGCCCTGAGCCAGGCACTCGGCTACCAGTACGACCAGTTCCGCAAGGATGGCTTCACGGCCGATGCCGCGCACTACTACATGTTCGGGCATGTCGATGCGCCGGTCATGAAAGGTCTGCTGGAGGTGGGCGAATTGACCTGCGCCGAGATGGAGCAGCGCCTGGTAGCCGGTGCCGACGCCATCGCCTCGAATGTGGCGAAAGCATTGATGTTCGTGCACGAGGCGCACGCCGGCGCGACGGCGGCGGCAACGCGCTGA
- a CDS encoding TonB-dependent siderophore receptor, with protein MRKKAFLLAVFFSLEVQAQTEKPAPVQQVLVNADQSGIDASRDFIAGKIIVGKQRIAESGVQNVGELLKREPAISVGRDGRLGLLGMPGYTQVLVDGMPYSGDPFSLDLVHIEKIEIIKTSTATSGPVGIAGTINIIRKKTEPRASQNLRTGASAMAGRMGANMAWSSNQAVPDSPLSYNLSLSATRKPTRSDAQEVETRLAGDAAPAPVFEGGRSTRGALQSLVAATELSWAVNPDHKLSFSPDAARIQTANEGVAFRAWTDGRGLSSESRNKETMTGYSLPLAWRWQVDPVSSLSIKFNRNHSRLDIDARASESWLDGLVRQRRDAQRHEQADSLLHAELIKEFDSGHEITAGAKLVRNDLDIAYVNTLDGRPDPSLAVFGNRSASRIDSGQLFVQDAWRIDRTLAVNLGISAEQRRYALDEGPSHSRMRFTMWSPSAHVSKKIGGNSKRQVRFSVARSFQPPSILQMQLHPMLNSFAPCTTGAVCDGNSIDTADSSGYPYLRPERALGLNLSYTHGLGKGSELVLEFFSRELRNKIGSQIGLETVPWASAPRYVYRPANLGGASVRGINLEGRVAGKDLWTDAPAVEMRGSLGWARSKLDDVPGPDNRLDGQSPFRAKLGASYTMQAFPVKFGMDGSYLPGDWVRSNLSERVYQSRKTTLGANANWTFASKARLSVALDDLVSHTSEGVHEYIGSDQLLQQHTSNRTRTRLSLRFETKL; from the coding sequence ATGCGCAAAAAAGCCTTTTTGTTAGCGGTGTTTTTCTCTCTCGAGGTGCAAGCCCAAACAGAAAAGCCCGCCCCGGTGCAGCAGGTCCTGGTCAACGCAGACCAGTCCGGCATCGATGCCAGCCGCGATTTCATTGCCGGTAAAATTATCGTCGGCAAGCAGCGTATCGCTGAAAGCGGGGTGCAAAACGTCGGCGAACTGCTCAAGCGCGAGCCGGCGATCAGTGTGGGCCGTGATGGCCGCCTGGGTTTGCTCGGCATGCCCGGCTATACCCAGGTGCTGGTGGACGGCATGCCGTACTCCGGCGATCCTTTTTCACTCGACCTCGTCCATATCGAAAAAATCGAGATCATCAAGACGAGCACGGCGACGTCGGGACCGGTCGGCATCGCCGGTACCATTAACATCATTCGAAAAAAGACGGAACCCCGCGCTTCCCAGAACCTGCGTACCGGCGCTTCCGCGATGGCGGGCCGCATGGGCGCGAACATGGCGTGGTCAAGCAACCAGGCCGTGCCGGACAGCCCCTTGAGCTATAACCTGAGCTTGTCGGCCACGCGCAAGCCGACCCGCAGCGATGCGCAGGAGGTGGAGACGCGGCTGGCGGGCGACGCTGCGCCCGCGCCCGTCTTCGAGGGCGGCCGTTCGACGCGCGGCGCATTGCAATCGCTGGTAGCGGCGACCGAATTGTCGTGGGCAGTCAATCCCGATCACAAGCTCAGCTTCAGCCCGGATGCGGCACGCATTCAAACTGCGAATGAGGGTGTGGCGTTTCGTGCCTGGACGGACGGACGCGGGTTGTCAAGCGAGTCGCGCAACAAGGAGACCATGACCGGGTATTCCCTGCCCCTGGCCTGGCGTTGGCAGGTCGATCCGGTGAGCAGTCTGAGCATCAAGTTCAACCGGAATCATTCGCGCCTGGATATCGATGCTCGGGCCAGCGAAAGCTGGCTCGACGGGCTTGTTCGCCAGCGCAGGGACGCTCAGCGGCATGAGCAGGCGGACAGTTTGCTGCATGCGGAGTTGATCAAGGAATTCGACAGCGGCCACGAAATCACGGCCGGCGCCAAGCTCGTCCGCAACGACCTGGACATCGCGTACGTCAACACGCTCGACGGACGGCCGGACCCGAGCCTGGCGGTGTTCGGGAACCGTAGCGCGAGCCGTATCGACAGCGGCCAGCTCTTCGTCCAGGACGCGTGGCGCATCGACCGTACGCTTGCCGTCAATCTCGGCATCTCTGCCGAGCAACGCCGTTATGCATTGGACGAAGGCCCGTCGCACAGCCGGATGCGCTTTACCATGTGGTCGCCGTCGGCGCACGTGTCGAAGAAAATCGGCGGCAACAGCAAGCGGCAAGTCCGATTCTCGGTGGCGCGCAGCTTCCAGCCGCCCAGCATTCTTCAAATGCAACTGCATCCCATGCTTAATTCGTTTGCGCCATGCACTACCGGTGCCGTGTGCGATGGGAATAGCATCGATACCGCTGACAGCAGTGGCTACCCCTACCTGCGACCAGAGCGCGCGCTCGGCCTGAACCTCTCGTACACCCATGGCCTGGGCAAGGGAAGCGAACTGGTACTCGAGTTCTTTTCACGTGAGCTGCGCAACAAGATCGGTTCGCAAATTGGTCTCGAGACCGTGCCCTGGGCGAGCGCGCCGCGTTACGTCTATCGCCCGGCGAACCTGGGCGGGGCGTCGGTGCGCGGTATTAACCTCGAAGGCCGGGTGGCCGGCAAGGACCTCTGGACGGACGCGCCAGCGGTGGAAATGCGCGGCAGCCTGGGGTGGGCGCGCTCAAAGCTGGACGACGTACCGGGGCCGGACAACCGGCTTGACGGCCAAAGCCCGTTTCGCGCCAAGCTCGGCGCCAGTTACACCATGCAAGCGTTTCCAGTCAAATTCGGCATGGACGGCAGCTATCTGCCGGGCGACTGGGTGCGCAGCAACCTGAGCGAGCGTGTCTATCAGTCGCGCAAGACCACCTTGGGAGCGAACGCCAACTGGACCTTCGCTTCGAAGGCGCGGCTGTCGGTGGCGCTCGACGACCTGGTGAGCCATACGAGCGAAGGCGTTCATGAATACATCGGATCGGATCAACTGCTGCAGCAGCACACCAGCAACAGGACTCGCACGCGCTTGAGCTTGCGCTTCGAAACCAAATTATGA
- a CDS encoding F0F1 ATP synthase subunit epsilon: MANTIHVDVVSAEEQIFSGEATFVALPGEAGELGIYPKHTPLITRIRPGAVRIEVAGGGEEFVFVAGGILEVQPNGVTVLADTAIRGADLDEAKAQEAKRQAEELMQNQDSTIDYAKAQSELAAAIAQLAAIQRLRSKGR, encoded by the coding sequence ATGGCAAACACAATTCACGTTGACGTGGTCTCGGCCGAGGAGCAGATCTTCTCCGGTGAGGCAACTTTCGTCGCGTTGCCGGGTGAAGCGGGCGAGCTGGGTATCTACCCGAAGCACACACCGCTTATCACGCGCATCCGCCCGGGTGCCGTGCGCATCGAGGTGGCCGGCGGTGGCGAGGAGTTCGTCTTCGTCGCCGGCGGTATCCTCGAGGTGCAGCCGAACGGCGTGACCGTCCTGGCCGACACCGCGATCCGCGGCGCCGACCTGGACGAAGCGAAAGCACAGGAAGCCAAGCGCCAGGCCGAAGAGCTGATGCAGAACCAGGATTCGACGATCGACTACGCGAAAGCGCAGTCGGAACTGGCCGCGGCAATTGCGCAGCTGGCAGCGATCCAGAGGCTGCGTTCGAAGGGCCGTTAA
- the atpD gene encoding F0F1 ATP synthase subunit beta — protein MADGKIVQCIGAVVDVEFPRNAMPKVYDALKMEGSALTLEVQQQLGDGIVRTIALGSSEGLRRGMVIQNTGAPIMVPVGVATLGRIMDVLGNPIDECGPVSAERTASIHRSAPVYDELSPSTDLLETGIKVIDLVCPFAKGGKVGLFGGAGVGKTVNMMELINNIAKAHSGLSVFAGVGERTREGNDFYHEMADAKVVDLENPTNSKVAMVYGQMNEPPGNRLRVALTGLTMAEAFRDEGKDVLFFVDNIYRYTLAGTEVSALLGRMPSAVGYQPTLAEEMGRLQERITSTKTGSITSIQAVYVPADDLTDPSPATTFAHLDSTVVLSRDIASLGIYPAVDPLDSTSRQLDPLVVGQEHYETARAVQGTLQRYKELRDIIAILGMDELAPEDKLVVARARKMQRFLSQPFHVAEVFTGSPGKYVSLKDTIKGFKMIASGELDHLPEQAFYMVGTIEEAIEKAKKLAA, from the coding sequence ATGGCTGATGGCAAAATCGTTCAGTGTATCGGCGCAGTGGTTGACGTGGAATTCCCACGTAACGCCATGCCGAAAGTGTACGACGCACTGAAAATGGAAGGCTCCGCACTGACCCTGGAAGTGCAGCAACAGCTGGGTGACGGCATCGTCCGTACCATTGCGCTGGGCAGCTCGGAAGGCCTGCGTCGCGGCATGGTCATCCAGAACACCGGTGCACCGATCATGGTCCCGGTTGGCGTCGCCACCCTGGGCCGTATCATGGACGTGCTGGGCAACCCGATCGACGAATGCGGCCCGGTCAGCGCCGAGCGCACCGCTTCGATCCACCGCTCGGCACCTGTGTACGACGAACTGTCGCCATCGACCGACCTGCTGGAAACCGGCATCAAGGTCATCGACCTGGTCTGCCCGTTCGCCAAAGGCGGTAAAGTCGGCCTGTTCGGCGGCGCCGGCGTGGGTAAAACCGTCAACATGATGGAACTGATCAACAACATCGCCAAGGCACACTCGGGTCTGTCCGTGTTCGCCGGCGTGGGCGAGCGTACCCGTGAAGGTAACGACTTCTACCACGAGATGGCCGATGCAAAAGTCGTCGACCTGGAAAACCCGACCAACTCGAAGGTCGCGATGGTCTACGGCCAGATGAACGAACCACCAGGCAACCGTCTGCGCGTCGCGCTGACCGGCCTGACCATGGCCGAAGCCTTCCGCGATGAAGGCAAGGACGTTCTGTTCTTCGTCGACAACATCTACCGCTACACCCTGGCCGGTACCGAAGTCTCGGCACTGCTGGGCCGTATGCCGTCGGCGGTGGGTTATCAGCCTACCCTGGCCGAAGAGATGGGCCGCCTGCAAGAGCGCATCACCTCGACCAAGACCGGTTCGATCACCTCGATCCAGGCCGTCTACGTCCCTGCGGATGACCTGACCGACCCGTCGCCGGCCACCACCTTCGCCCACCTGGATTCGACCGTCGTTCTGTCGCGTGACATCGCTTCGCTGGGTATCTACCCTGCGGTCGACCCGCTCGACTCGACCTCGCGCCAGCTGGACCCGCTCGTCGTCGGCCAGGAACACTACGAGACGGCCCGCGCTGTCCAGGGTACCCTGCAGCGCTACAAGGAACTGCGCGACATCATCGCGATTCTGGGCATGGACGAACTGGCACCGGAAGACAAGCTGGTCGTGGCACGCGCTCGTAAAATGCAGCGTTTCCTGTCGCAGCCTTTCCACGTCGCTGAAGTGTTCACCGGTTCGCCAGGCAAGTACGTTTCGCTGAAAGACACGATCAAGGGCTTCAAGATGATCGCGTCGGGCGAACTGGACCACCTGCCGGAACAGGCGTTCTACATGGTCGGCACCATCGAAGAAGCGATCGAAAAAGCCAAGAAACTGGCTGCCTAA
- the atpG gene encoding F0F1 ATP synthase subunit gamma, translating into MAVGKEIRGKIKSVENTKKITKAMEMVAASKMRKAQERMRAARPYSEKVRNITANLAGANPEYTHVFMAQAKHVQAKAVGFIVVTTDKGLCGGMNTNILRQVTQKSRELEAAGNRIEAVAIGNKGLGFLNRVGVKLVSSATQIGDTPHLEKLIGPIKVMLDAYQDGQLDAVYLCYTKFINTMKQEPVVEQLLPLPAKHLEAEKGAISWDYIYEPEAQVVIDELLVRYVEALVYQAVAENLASEQSARMVAMKAASDNAGSVIGELKLVYNKTRQAAITKELSEIVAGAAAV; encoded by the coding sequence ATGGCAGTAGGCAAAGAGATTCGTGGCAAGATCAAGAGCGTAGAGAATACGAAGAAGATCACCAAGGCGATGGAAATGGTCGCCGCATCCAAAATGCGCAAAGCGCAGGAGCGGATGCGCGCCGCCCGTCCCTACAGTGAAAAGGTTCGGAACATCACCGCCAACCTGGCGGGCGCCAATCCGGAGTACACGCACGTGTTCATGGCGCAAGCCAAGCACGTGCAGGCGAAGGCTGTCGGCTTCATCGTCGTCACGACCGATAAAGGTCTGTGCGGCGGCATGAACACCAACATCCTGCGTCAGGTAACGCAGAAATCGCGCGAGCTGGAAGCGGCGGGCAACCGCATCGAGGCTGTTGCCATCGGTAACAAGGGTCTCGGCTTCCTGAACCGTGTCGGCGTCAAGCTGGTGTCCTCGGCCACCCAGATCGGCGACACCCCGCACCTGGAAAAGCTGATCGGCCCGATCAAGGTCATGCTCGACGCATACCAGGATGGCCAACTGGACGCCGTCTACCTGTGCTACACCAAGTTCATCAACACGATGAAACAGGAACCGGTCGTCGAGCAGCTGCTGCCGCTGCCGGCCAAGCACCTGGAAGCGGAAAAAGGCGCGATCTCGTGGGATTACATCTACGAGCCGGAAGCGCAAGTCGTCATCGACGAGCTGCTGGTGCGTTATGTCGAGGCCCTGGTGTACCAGGCTGTCGCTGAAAACCTGGCGTCCGAGCAATCGGCACGCATGGTGGCGATGAAGGCGGCAAGCGACAACGCAGGCAGTGTCATCGGCGAACTGAAGCTGGTCTACAACAAGACCCGCCAGGCTGCGATTACCAAAGAACTCTCCGAGATCGTCGCCGGTGCGGCAGCGGTCTAA
- the atpA gene encoding F0F1 ATP synthase subunit alpha: MQLNSSEISELIKSRIQGLEASADVRNQGTVISVADGICRIHGLSDVMQGEMLEFPGNTFGLAMNLERDSVGSVILGSYEHISEGDTVKTTGRILEVPIGPELRGRVVNALGQPIDGKGPIATTLTAPIEKIAPGVIARESVSQPMQTGIKSIDAMVPIGRGQRELIIGDRQTGKSAVAVDAIINQKGQNVTCVYVAIGQKASTIKNIVRSLETHGAMEYTIVVAASASESAAMQYISAYSGCAMGEYFRDRGEDALIVYDDLSKQAVAYRQISLLLRRPPGREAYPGDVFYLHSRLLERAARVNADYVSAFTNGAVTGKTGSLTALPIIETQAGDVSAFVPTNVISITDGQIFLETSLFNAGIRPAINAGISVSRVGGAAQTKVIKGLSGGIRTDLAQYRELAAFAQFASDLDESTRKQLDRGARVTELLKQPQYSPLPISLMAASLFAVNKGYFDDIEVKQVLAFENGLHGYLKTKQAALLSKIEETKQLDKDSEAALAAAIADFKKSGAF, translated from the coding sequence ATGCAACTTAATTCATCTGAAATCAGCGAACTGATCAAGAGCCGGATCCAGGGCCTCGAAGCGTCCGCTGACGTTCGCAATCAAGGCACGGTGATCTCCGTCGCCGACGGTATCTGCCGCATCCATGGTCTGTCGGACGTGATGCAAGGCGAGATGCTGGAATTCCCGGGCAATACCTTCGGTCTGGCGATGAACCTCGAGCGTGACTCGGTCGGCTCGGTCATCCTGGGTTCGTACGAGCACATCTCCGAAGGCGACACCGTCAAGACCACCGGCCGCATCCTGGAAGTGCCGATCGGTCCTGAACTGCGCGGCCGCGTCGTCAACGCACTGGGCCAGCCGATCGACGGCAAGGGTCCGATCGCCACCACCCTGACCGCCCCGATCGAAAAGATCGCCCCGGGCGTCATCGCCCGTGAATCCGTGTCGCAGCCTATGCAGACCGGCATCAAGTCGATCGACGCGATGGTGCCGATCGGCCGTGGCCAGCGCGAGCTGATCATCGGCGACCGCCAGACCGGTAAATCGGCCGTGGCAGTCGATGCGATCATCAACCAGAAAGGCCAGAACGTCACCTGCGTGTACGTTGCAATCGGCCAGAAGGCATCGACCATCAAGAACATCGTGCGCTCGCTGGAAACGCACGGCGCGATGGAGTACACCATTGTCGTCGCCGCTTCCGCTTCGGAATCGGCAGCGATGCAATACATCTCGGCCTACTCGGGCTGCGCGATGGGCGAATACTTCCGCGACCGCGGCGAAGACGCGCTGATCGTGTACGACGACCTGTCGAAGCAGGCCGTTGCCTACCGCCAGATTTCCCTGCTGCTGCGCCGCCCACCAGGCCGCGAAGCCTACCCAGGCGACGTGTTCTACCTGCACAGCCGCCTGCTCGAGCGCGCAGCACGCGTGAACGCCGACTACGTCTCGGCCTTCACCAACGGCGCCGTCACCGGCAAGACCGGTTCGCTGACCGCACTGCCGATCATCGAAACGCAAGCGGGCGACGTCTCGGCCTTCGTGCCGACCAACGTGATTTCGATTACCGACGGCCAGATCTTCCTCGAGACCTCGCTGTTCAACGCCGGTATCCGTCCTGCGATCAACGCCGGTATCTCGGTGTCGCGCGTCGGTGGTGCGGCCCAGACGAAGGTCATCAAGGGCCTGTCCGGCGGTATCCGTACCGACCTGGCGCAGTACCGTGAACTGGCCGCGTTCGCGCAGTTCGCATCGGACCTGGACGAATCGACCCGCAAGCAGCTCGACCGCGGTGCACGCGTGACCGAACTGCTGAAGCAGCCACAGTACTCGCCGCTGCCGATCTCGCTGATGGCCGCATCGCTGTTCGCCGTCAACAAGGGCTATTTCGACGACATCGAAGTCAAGCAAGTGCTGGCTTTCGAGAACGGTCTGCATGGCTACCTGAAGACCAAGCAGGCTGCGCTCCTGTCGAAGATCGAAGAAACCAAGCAACTGGACAAGGACAGCGAAGCAGCACTCGCCGCCGCCATTGCTGATTTCAAAAAATCCGGCGCATTTTAA
- a CDS encoding F0F1 ATP synthase subunit delta: protein MAELATVARPYAEALFRVAQGGDMAAWSELVSELAQIGAHPDVQAFAANPNVSATDLVTTLRSLLKSPVTPEATNFLQMLAENGRVALLPEIGAQFQVLKNAQAGAADADIASAFALTDAQVAQLVAGLEKKFGRKLNPTVTVDPSLIGGVRVLVGDEVLDTSVRAKLQQMHAALVA from the coding sequence ATGGCAGAACTCGCAACCGTCGCCCGTCCCTACGCCGAAGCGCTGTTCCGTGTCGCCCAGGGCGGCGACATGGCAGCCTGGTCCGAACTGGTGTCCGAACTGGCCCAAATCGGCGCCCACCCTGATGTGCAGGCGTTTGCCGCCAACCCGAATGTCTCCGCCACCGATCTGGTCACGACCCTGCGTTCGCTGCTCAAGTCGCCGGTGACCCCGGAGGCCACGAACTTCCTGCAGATGCTGGCCGAAAATGGCCGCGTCGCGCTGCTGCCGGAAATCGGCGCGCAGTTCCAGGTCCTCAAGAACGCCCAGGCTGGCGCCGCCGATGCGGACATCGCCAGTGCGTTCGCGCTGACCGATGCCCAGGTGGCCCAGCTGGTGGCCGGCCTGGAAAAGAAATTCGGCCGCAAGCTCAACCCAACGGTCACGGTGGACCCGTCGCTGATCGGCGGCGTGCGCGTGCTGGTTGGCGATGAAGTGCTCGATACCTCGGTTCGCGCCAAGCTGCAGCAGATGCACGCTGCGCTGGTGGCCTGA
- a CDS encoding F0F1 ATP synthase subunit B, producing the protein MNLNATLFAQLAVFLVLAFFTMKFVWPPLMKALDERADRIANGLAAADRGKADLAAAEKRVQAELASARDQGQARIADAEKRAQLIIDEAKKTANEEAARIVAAARADAEQQVTRVREELRGQVAALAVQGAEQILKREVNAEAHAALLAQLSTEL; encoded by the coding sequence CCTTAACGCAACTCTGTTTGCACAGCTCGCCGTCTTCCTCGTCCTCGCGTTCTTCACGATGAAATTCGTGTGGCCGCCGCTGATGAAAGCGCTCGACGAGCGCGCCGACCGGATCGCCAACGGCCTGGCCGCTGCCGACCGCGGCAAGGCCGACCTGGCCGCCGCCGAAAAGCGCGTGCAAGCCGAACTGGCTAGCGCACGCGACCAAGGCCAGGCGCGCATCGCCGACGCCGAAAAGCGTGCCCAGCTGATCATCGATGAAGCCAAGAAGACCGCTAACGAAGAAGCCGCCCGTATCGTTGCCGCTGCCCGCGCCGACGCCGAGCAGCAAGTGACGCGCGTGCGCGAAGAACTGCGTGGCCAGGTGGCCGCACTGGCCGTGCAAGGCGCCGAGCAGATCCTCAAGCGCGAAGTGAACGCAGAAGCGCACGCCGCCCTGCTGGCACAACTGTCGACCGAGCTGTAA